One Melopsittacus undulatus isolate bMelUnd1 unplaced genomic scaffold, bMelUnd1.mat.Z mat_scaffold_55_arrow_ctg1, whole genome shotgun sequence DNA window includes the following coding sequences:
- the LOC101879952 gene encoding olfactory receptor 14A16-like, with product MSNGSSITHFLLLPFAHTRELQLWHFWLFLGISLAALLGNGLIITSTACDQHLHTPMYFFLLNLSLLDLGCILTTVPKSMANSLRDTRAISYTGCAAQLFFFLFFISAEYFVLTVMAYDRYVAICKPLHYGTLLGSRACVHMAAAAWGTGFLNALVNTANTFSLPLCRGNAVEQFFCEIPPILKLSCSHSYLRKIWLLEIGACVTFVCFVFIVVSYVQIFRAVLRIPSEQGRHKAFSMCLPHLAVVSLFVSTGAIAYLKPPSISSPSLDLVVSVLYSVVPPAVNPVIYSLRNQELKDAVRKLVTGCV from the coding sequence atgtccaacggcagctccatcacccacttcctcctcctgccattcGCACACACgcgggagctgcagctctggcactTCTGGCTCTTCCTGGGCATCTCCCTGGCTGCGCTCCTGGGCAACGGCCTcatcatcaccagcacagcctgcgaccagcacctccacacccccatgtacttcttcctgctcaacctctccctgctggacctgggctgcatcctcaCCACTGTGCCCAAATCCATGGCCAATTCCCTCCGGGACACCAGGGCCATCTCCTACACAGgttgtgctgcacagctctttttctttctcttcttcatttcagcTGAGTATTTTGTCCTCACTGTCATGGCCTACGACCGCTATGTGGCCATCTGCAAGCCCCTGCACTATGGGAccctgctgggcagcagagcttgtgtccacatggcagcagctgcctggggcaCTGGGTTTCTCAATGCTCTGGTGAACACAGCCAATACATTTTCACTACCCCTCTGCAGAGGcaatgctgtggagcagttcttctgtgaaatcCCCCCGATCCTCAAACTCTCCTGTTCACATTCCTACCTCAGAAAAATTTGGCTTCTTGAGATTGGTGCCTGTGTAACATTTGTCTGTTTTGTGTTCATTGTGGTATCCTATGTGCAGAtcttcagggctgtgctgaggatcCCCTCTGAGCAGGGACGCCACAAAGCCTTTTCCATGTGCCTCCCTCACCTGGCTGTGGTCTCCCTCTTTGTCAGCACTGGTGCCATTGCTTACCTGAAGCCCCCCTccatctcttccccatccctggatcTGGTGGTGTCAGTGCTGTACTCGGTGGTGCCTCCAGCAGTGAACCCCgtcatctacagcctgaggaaccaggagctcaaggatgctgtgaggaagCTGGTGACTGGATGTGTTTGA